A genomic region of Vibrio ziniensis contains the following coding sequences:
- the edd gene encoding phosphogluconate dehydratase codes for MTLNTVVTLKTVVDVTRRIVERSEKSRAEFLQRIALQAQAGKARLALSCGNLAHAVAASCQSEKQSLLNFTQSNIAIISSYNDMLSAHQPYQYYPEKIKKVLAEYGHTAQVAGCVPAMCDGVTQGMAGMDMSLFSRDLIAQSTALSLSHNVFDATLLLGICDKIAPGQLMGALSYAHLPTAFIPAGLMSTGVSNEEKVDIRQKYAAGEVDKDVLLDMECRSYHSAGTCTFYGTANTNQLVFEAMGLMLPGSAFVHPDSQLRHALTEYAATQLAAMNPDSGHFRPLSEVVTEKSLVNGIVALLASGGSTNHTIHMLAVARAAGFILTWQDISELSEVVPLLVRVYPNGPADMNAFQQAGGVPALMHRLDQAGLLHRDVTPTFGDFAQQLSLPQLCDGKLEWTPCEQSFDTQVIAAHDEVFQRNGGIRVLTGNLGNAVVKISAVKDEQRVIEAPAVVFHCQHEVEAAYQRGELNRDCIVVVTHNGPAANGMPELHKLMPILGNVQKAGFKVALVTDGRLSGASGKIPSAIHVSPEALRGGAIGLVRNGDILRLDCQSGELNNLADVAGRKMEEIDTEADQQTWGRFMFTVLRQNVSSADQGASFLV; via the coding sequence ATGACGTTGAACACAGTGGTGACTTTGAAAACAGTAGTAGATGTTACGCGCCGAATTGTTGAACGAAGCGAGAAATCACGTGCCGAATTTTTACAGCGAATTGCACTACAAGCACAAGCTGGGAAAGCGAGATTAGCGCTCAGTTGCGGAAATCTCGCTCACGCCGTTGCCGCTTCTTGCCAGAGTGAAAAACAAAGCCTACTCAATTTCACTCAATCCAATATCGCGATCATTAGTTCTTACAACGATATGCTCAGCGCTCACCAGCCCTATCAGTACTACCCAGAAAAAATCAAAAAAGTGTTAGCCGAATATGGTCATACAGCGCAAGTTGCGGGCTGTGTACCTGCAATGTGTGATGGCGTAACACAGGGGATGGCAGGGATGGATATGTCACTGTTCTCTCGTGATTTGATTGCCCAGTCGACCGCTTTATCCCTTAGCCACAACGTTTTTGATGCCACTTTGCTACTGGGAATTTGTGACAAGATAGCTCCGGGGCAACTGATGGGAGCATTAAGCTATGCTCATCTGCCTACTGCATTTATTCCCGCAGGTTTAATGTCGACTGGTGTGAGCAATGAAGAGAAAGTGGATATTCGCCAAAAATACGCAGCAGGAGAAGTCGATAAAGACGTCTTACTTGATATGGAGTGCCGCTCATACCATTCCGCTGGTACTTGTACTTTCTATGGCACTGCGAATACTAACCAATTGGTGTTTGAGGCCATGGGATTGATGCTGCCTGGTTCGGCATTTGTTCATCCTGATTCTCAATTGCGCCATGCGTTAACCGAATACGCCGCGACACAATTGGCTGCAATGAATCCTGATAGCGGTCATTTCCGTCCACTGTCTGAGGTTGTCACCGAGAAGAGTCTGGTGAACGGTATTGTGGCACTGTTGGCTTCTGGCGGCAGTACCAATCACACCATTCATATGCTTGCCGTGGCTCGTGCCGCTGGATTTATCTTAACTTGGCAAGACATCAGTGAACTGTCTGAAGTGGTTCCTTTGTTGGTGCGTGTTTACCCGAATGGTCCTGCGGATATGAACGCTTTTCAACAAGCGGGTGGAGTGCCAGCATTAATGCATCGTCTTGACCAAGCTGGTTTGTTGCATCGTGATGTCACACCAACCTTTGGCGATTTTGCGCAGCAACTGTCTCTCCCTCAACTTTGTGATGGCAAGCTTGAGTGGACTCCTTGTGAGCAGAGTTTTGATACGCAAGTCATTGCGGCACATGACGAAGTATTTCAACGCAATGGTGGCATACGAGTACTAACCGGTAACTTGGGCAATGCCGTTGTTAAAATCTCAGCGGTGAAAGATGAGCAACGTGTCATCGAAGCGCCAGCCGTGGTGTTTCATTGCCAACATGAAGTAGAGGCGGCTTACCAGAGAGGTGAACTCAATCGAGACTGTATCGTTGTGGTGACTCATAACGGTCCGGCGGCAAATGGAATGCCAGAACTGCATAAGTTAATGCCAATACTGGGTAATGTTCAGAAGGCAGGTTTTAAGGTCGCATTAGTGACCGATGGTCGACTTTCTGGTGCTTCAGGGAAAATTCCGTCAGCAATCCACGTATCTCCAGAGGCGTTGCGTGGTGGAGCGATTGGCTTGGTGCGTAATGGTGATATTTTGCGTCTCGACTGCCAATCTGGTGAGCTAAATAATTTAGCTGATGTTGCAGGTCGTAAAATGGAAGAGATTGACACTGAAGCCGATCAACAAACTTGGGGACGATTTATGTTCACAGTGTTGCGTCAGAATGTCTCTAGTGCTGACCAAGGGGCGAGTTTCCTCGTTTAA
- a CDS encoding gluconokinase: MSGSSVVVMGVCGCGKSTIGEQLAKRLGRKFIDGDDLHPRVNIQKMAAGQPLDDADRKPWLERIRDAAYSLESKNEHGVLVCSALKKDYRDQIRDGNQNVTFIFLDGDMDLILERMRLRQGHFMKENMVKSQFETLERPDNEPQTIVVRINGTIEQVVERIVTELEKATVSEVA; encoded by the coding sequence ATGTCAGGTAGCAGTGTCGTCGTAATGGGTGTTTGCGGCTGCGGTAAGAGTACGATCGGTGAGCAGCTAGCAAAAAGACTCGGACGTAAATTTATAGATGGCGACGATCTTCATCCGAGAGTGAATATCCAAAAGATGGCAGCGGGGCAACCATTAGATGATGCAGACCGCAAACCTTGGCTAGAAAGAATTAGAGATGCTGCCTATAGCTTAGAAAGCAAAAATGAACACGGTGTTTTAGTTTGCTCTGCATTGAAGAAAGATTATCGAGACCAGATCCGTGATGGTAACCAAAATGTGACTTTCATATTTCTTGATGGCGATATGGATTTGATCCTTGAACGTATGCGACTGCGACAAGGGCATTTTATGAAAGAGAACATGGTTAAGAGTCAGTTTGAGACGCTAGAGCGACCAGACAATGAACCGCAGACGATAGTCGTGCGTATTAACGGCACCATTGAACAAGTGGTGGAACGCATTGTCACCGAGCTTGAAAAAGCGACAGTGTCAGAGGTGGCGTGA
- the ascB gene encoding 6-phospho-beta-glucosidase, whose amino-acid sequence MSDIRFPENFLWGGAIAANQSEGGYRADGKGLTTVDMIPYGENRMPIKLGQVPHVELSDSEFYPSHNAIDFYHRYKEDIALLAEMGFKVFRVSIAWSRIYPNGDDAQPNQAGLDFYLNVFKECQKYGIEPLVTLCHFDVPMNLVNQYGSWRNRKMVEFFTRYARTCFEHYRGLVKYWLTFNEINILLASPFSGAGLLFQEGENHDQVKYQAAHYELVASALATKIAHEVDPQNQVGCMLAGGNFYPYSCKPEDVFTAMEKDRENLFFIDVQSRGYYPSYSKQVFEKKGVDLQTEAEDFEILKHTVDFISFSYYASRCASADMNEGNTSAANVVKSIRNPHLPASDWGWVIDPLGLRITMNTLYDRYQKPLFLVENGLGAKDVPDENGEINDDYRIDYLRQHIQAMHDAMKDGVPLMGFTPWGCIDLVAASTGEMSKRYGFIYVDRDNLGNGTLDRKPKKSFYWYKKVIASNGQDLS is encoded by the coding sequence ATGTCTGATATTCGATTCCCAGAAAACTTTCTTTGGGGTGGAGCCATCGCCGCAAACCAATCTGAAGGTGGCTATAGAGCCGATGGTAAAGGTTTGACGACGGTAGATATGATTCCGTACGGCGAAAATCGTATGCCAATAAAACTTGGACAAGTGCCTCACGTTGAACTGAGTGATAGTGAATTCTACCCAAGCCACAATGCGATTGATTTTTACCATCGCTACAAAGAAGACATTGCCCTTTTGGCAGAGATGGGATTCAAAGTATTTCGTGTATCCATTGCATGGAGCCGTATTTACCCAAATGGCGATGATGCTCAACCAAACCAAGCCGGTTTAGACTTCTACCTAAACGTGTTTAAAGAGTGTCAAAAGTACGGAATTGAGCCTTTAGTGACGCTCTGCCACTTTGATGTACCAATGAATTTGGTCAATCAATATGGTTCGTGGCGCAACCGTAAAATGGTTGAATTCTTTACCCGTTATGCTCGTACTTGTTTTGAACACTATCGTGGTTTAGTCAAATACTGGCTAACGTTTAACGAAATAAACATTCTGTTAGCAAGCCCATTTTCTGGCGCAGGCTTATTGTTCCAAGAAGGGGAAAATCACGATCAAGTGAAATATCAGGCGGCGCACTATGAATTGGTAGCAAGCGCGCTGGCAACTAAGATTGCGCATGAAGTTGACCCACAAAACCAAGTGGGTTGTATGCTCGCAGGTGGTAACTTCTACCCATATTCATGTAAACCTGAGGATGTGTTTACTGCCATGGAGAAAGACCGTGAGAACCTGTTCTTTATCGATGTTCAATCTCGCGGCTATTACCCTTCATACAGCAAACAAGTATTTGAGAAAAAAGGTGTAGATCTGCAAACCGAAGCAGAAGATTTTGAAATTCTGAAACATACCGTGGATTTCATATCCTTTAGCTACTATGCCTCCCGTTGTGCATCTGCCGATATGAATGAAGGCAATACCAGCGCAGCTAACGTGGTGAAGTCAATTCGCAATCCACATTTGCCAGCCAGCGACTGGGGATGGGTCATCGATCCGCTCGGTTTGCGTATCACCATGAACACCCTGTATGACCGCTATCAAAAGCCACTATTTTTAGTAGAAAACGGCTTAGGCGCTAAGGATGTGCCTGATGAAAATGGCGAAATTAACGATGACTATCGTATTGATTATCTTCGTCAGCATATTCAGGCCATGCACGACGCCATGAAAGATGGTGTGCCTTTGATGGGATTCACCCCTTGGGGCTGCATCGACTTAGTCGCTGCATCAACAGGCGAAATGAGTAAGCGTTATGGCTTCATCTACGTTGATCGCGATAATTTAGGTAACGGTACTTTGGATCGTAAGCCTAAAAAATCTTTCTACTGGTACAAAAAAGTGATTGCCAGTAACGGTCAGGATTTAAGCTAA
- the ascF gene encoding PTS cellobiose/arbutin/salicin transporter subunit IIBC → MSNNFKTIAQTVVAHVGGKDNVSALTHCMTRLRFVLNDSSLVDVAQLKAIKGVMGVVDNGDKVQVIIGNEVAVAYKEVMSLININSSAAPTEQKQKLTAKVIGAKMLDALVGTMSPLIPAIIGGSMVKLLAMVLEMSGWVEPNASTLIILKAIGDGAFFFLPVMVAASASIKFKTNMSLAIAIAGVLIHPNFISLMAQAAQGQQVDLFGVPITSVKYTYTVIPALVMTWVLSYIERWVDSITPVVTKNFLKPMLIVLIAAPIAIVIIGPVGIWIGTAISAVVYTIHDTLGWLSVAIMGSLWPLLVLTGMHRVFTPTIIQTIAETGSEGMVMPSEIGANLGMGGACLAVAYKTKNIALKQTALAAGASAIFAGISEPALYGVLVRLKRPLIATMITGFIVGALAGMGGLASHSMAAPSLFTSVQFFDVNDPMSIVWVFGLIALAIVLSFILTLVLGFEDDPQEDDQQTATAGNKQAANGEKDKVTSPQITA, encoded by the coding sequence ATGTCCAATAATTTCAAAACGATTGCACAAACAGTTGTTGCACATGTGGGGGGAAAAGATAACGTTTCTGCTCTCACTCACTGTATGACACGTCTACGCTTTGTACTCAACGATTCCAGCTTAGTTGATGTTGCTCAACTAAAAGCAATCAAAGGCGTAATGGGTGTGGTCGATAATGGCGATAAAGTACAAGTTATCATTGGTAACGAAGTCGCTGTTGCTTACAAAGAAGTGATGTCACTCATCAACATCAACTCATCAGCCGCTCCTACTGAGCAAAAGCAAAAACTGACGGCTAAAGTCATTGGTGCAAAAATGCTTGATGCGCTTGTGGGTACAATGTCGCCACTTATTCCAGCGATCATCGGTGGCTCGATGGTTAAGCTATTGGCGATGGTACTGGAAATGAGCGGTTGGGTTGAACCTAATGCTTCAACATTGATCATCCTGAAAGCTATCGGCGACGGTGCCTTCTTCTTCCTACCTGTTATGGTTGCCGCTTCAGCATCGATCAAGTTTAAAACCAATATGTCACTAGCGATTGCGATCGCAGGTGTTCTTATCCATCCAAACTTTATTTCGTTGATGGCACAAGCAGCGCAAGGTCAACAGGTTGATCTGTTTGGCGTGCCAATCACCTCAGTGAAATACACCTACACGGTTATTCCAGCATTGGTGATGACCTGGGTTCTTTCCTATATTGAACGTTGGGTTGATAGCATTACGCCAGTGGTGACCAAAAACTTCCTCAAACCGATGCTTATTGTACTGATTGCAGCACCAATCGCGATTGTGATCATTGGTCCTGTAGGTATCTGGATCGGTACTGCTATTTCAGCGGTGGTTTACACTATTCATGACACACTAGGCTGGTTGTCTGTTGCGATTATGGGTTCACTATGGCCACTATTGGTTCTTACTGGTATGCACCGTGTATTCACACCAACGATTATCCAAACTATCGCAGAAACAGGTAGTGAAGGTATGGTAATGCCATCAGAAATCGGCGCAAACCTTGGTATGGGTGGAGCATGTCTGGCTGTTGCTTATAAAACTAAGAACATCGCTCTGAAACAAACTGCACTTGCAGCGGGTGCTTCAGCTATCTTCGCAGGTATCTCTGAGCCAGCATTGTACGGCGTACTTGTTCGCCTAAAACGCCCACTGATCGCAACTATGATTACTGGTTTCATTGTTGGTGCACTAGCGGGTATGGGCGGTTTAGCAAGTCACTCAATGGCAGCACCAAGTCTATTTACTAGCGTACAGTTCTTTGATGTGAACGACCCTATGAGTATTGTTTGGGTGTTTGGTTTGATTGCTCTAGCGATTGTGCTTTCATTCATCTTAACTCTAGTACTAGGTTTTGAAGATGACCCACAAGAAGATGATCAACAAACAGCAACTGCTGGTAACAAACAAGCTGCAAATGGCGAAAAAGATAAAGTAACATCGCCACAAATCACAGCGTAA